A portion of the Tiliqua scincoides isolate rTilSci1 chromosome 3, rTilSci1.hap2, whole genome shotgun sequence genome contains these proteins:
- the CLNS1A gene encoding methylosome subunit pICln: MSFLRRLPAPSEGVRLRQPDTEAVLGGRGLGCGCLYVAESRLSWIENSGLGFSLDYPTISLHAISRDLNAYPWEHLYVLVNAKFEGEESKETPMGEGEEEEEEEEENDDEAEPISEFRFVPSDKSALEAMFSAMCECQALHPDPEDEDSDNNYNGDEYDVEDHEVGQGDIPSFYTYEEGLSRLTTEGQATLERLEGMLAQSISTQYHMAGVRTEESVRDFEDGMEVDAAPAVAGQFEDADVDH; this comes from the exons ATGAGTTTCCTGAGGCGGCTGCCGGCGCCGAGCGAGGGGGTGCGCCTGCggcagcccgacacggaggcgGTGCTGGGCGGGCGCGGCCTGGGCTGCGGCTGCCTCTACGTCGCCGAGAG ccgTCTGTCATGGATAGAGAATTCAGGCCTCGGGTTCTCATTGGACTACCCCACCATAAGTTTACATGCCATCTCCAGGGACCTGAATGCCTACCCATGGGAGCATTTGTATGTCCTAGTAAATGCAAAATTTGAAG GAGAAGAATCGAAGGAAActcctatgggagaaggggaggaagaggaggaagaagaggaggaaaatgaTGATGAGGCTGAGCCTATTTCGGAGTTCAGATTTGTACCCAGCGACAAATCAGCCT TGGAAGCCATGTTCTCTGCCATGTGTGAATGCCAAGCCCTGCATCCTGACCCTGAAGATGAAGACTCTGACAACAATTACAATGGTGACGAATATGATGTGGAGGACCATG AGGTCGGCCAAGGCGACATCCCGTCATTCTACACCTATGAGGAGGGCTTGTCACGTTTGACCACCGAGGGCCAGGctactctggagagactggaggGCATGCTGGCCCAGTCGATAAGCACTCAGTACCACATGGCTGGGGTACGAACAGAAGAGTCTGTCAGAGACTTTGAAG ATGGAATGGAGGTGGACGCAGCACCTGCCGTTGCGGGGCAGTTTGAGGATGCGGATGTTGATCATTAA